From Staphylococcus sp. M0911, a single genomic window includes:
- the addA gene encoding helicase-exonuclease AddAB subunit AddA: MIPTKPKDVIWTDAQWRSIYAKGQDTLVAAAAGSGKTAVLVERIIQRILRDEIDVDRLLVVTFTNLSAREMKHRVDQRIQQASIEDPNNEHLKNQRIKIHQAQISTLHSFCLKLIQQHYDVLDIDPNFRTSSEAENILLLEQTIDEVLEQHYDKLNPDFIDLTEQLSNDRSDTQFRNIIKQLYFFSIANPDPFQWLNQLSAPYDDERQQDDLLKLLNDLAMIFINAGHESLEKSYELFSMMEGVEKQLEVIEQERRFMRDLYHNDQLQVDVLVHHQFVSRFPSISAKIKEENAMMLDALEDAKASYDKYKDLINKVKNDYFSRTPEDLKRDMQLLAPRVRYLSEIVKDVIHDFSKHKRSRNVLDFADYEHFALQILTNEDGTPSAIADMYRQHFSEILVDEYQDTNRVQEKIISCIKTGGESNGNLFMVGDVKQSIYKFRQADPSLFIEKYNRFNVDGQNAGMRIDLSQNFRSRKEVLSTTNYLFRHMMDEAVGEITYDDAAQLYYGAPFDEVDHNVELRTLVEASSENSELTGTEQEANYIVEQVKDILEHRKVYDMKTHTYRPATYKDIVILERSYGQARNLQQAFKDNDIPFHVNSREGYFDQTEVRLILSFLRTVDNPLQDIYLVGLMRSVIYQFTEDELATIRVFSPNDDYFYQSIQQYINNDKANKKLVTKLKRFLADIQHYQDYSQRYPVYQLIDKFYNDHYVIQYFSGLIGGRGRRANLYGLFNKAIEFENSSFRGLYQFIRFIDELIDRGKDFGEENIVGPNDNVVRMMTIHSSKGLEFPFVIYSGLSKRFNKNDLSRQVVLNQKYGLGMDYFDVNEDIAYPSLSSVAYKAINEKEMISEEMRLIYVALTRAKEQLILIGRVKDEKELGKLERLPISGNHLAVNERLTASTPFTMIYSILAKYQSSSITNDQKFESDIEQLDSNVKPRVNLYVDNFEDISTETVVSESEIRTVEDIERYQSGNDDIKAKIKEKLTFEYPYQKDIEKPSKQSVSELKRQLETEESGTNYDRVRQYRIGVSTYERPKFLSQQGKRKANEVGTLMHTVMQHLPFKKDRLTETELDEYIDLLVERNIIESDAKEDIRFNEIMTFIQSDLYMNIACADRVFRELPFVVNQARVDQLELVDEGVSIIQGMIDLIYVSEGQYYFVDYKTDAFNRRRGLTDEEIGQQLKDKYQIQMKYYRNTLETILQTKVKGYLYFFKFGMLEIDNHE, from the coding sequence ATGATACCTACAAAACCTAAAGATGTTATTTGGACAGATGCACAATGGCGTAGTATTTATGCAAAAGGTCAAGATACGTTAGTAGCGGCTGCTGCAGGATCAGGAAAGACAGCTGTTCTTGTAGAGAGAATTATTCAACGAATTTTAAGAGATGAAATTGATGTTGACCGTTTATTAGTTGTAACATTTACGAATTTAAGTGCTAGAGAGATGAAGCATCGTGTGGATCAACGTATTCAACAGGCATCCATAGAAGATCCCAATAACGAACATTTAAAAAATCAACGTATCAAAATACATCAAGCACAAATATCCACATTGCATAGCTTTTGTTTAAAACTAATTCAACAACATTATGATGTATTAGATATCGATCCGAATTTTAGAACGAGTAGTGAAGCGGAAAATATTTTACTTTTAGAACAAACGATCGATGAGGTTTTAGAACAACACTATGATAAGTTAAATCCTGATTTCATTGATTTAACAGAGCAATTATCCAATGATCGTAGCGATACACAATTTAGAAACATAATTAAACAGTTATATTTCTTTAGTATTGCTAATCCTGATCCATTCCAATGGTTAAATCAACTCTCTGCACCATACGATGATGAAAGACAGCAAGATGATTTATTAAAATTATTAAACGATTTAGCAATGATTTTTATTAATGCTGGTCATGAGTCACTTGAAAAAAGTTATGAATTATTTTCAATGATGGAAGGTGTTGAGAAACAATTAGAAGTTATTGAACAAGAACGTCGATTTATGCGTGATTTATATCATAACGATCAATTACAGGTTGATGTACTTGTTCATCATCAATTTGTAAGTCGATTCCCAAGTATTAGCGCCAAAATAAAAGAAGAAAATGCGATGATGCTCGACGCTCTAGAAGATGCAAAAGCCTCATATGATAAATATAAAGACCTGATTAATAAAGTAAAAAACGATTATTTTTCAAGAACTCCAGAAGATTTAAAACGCGATATGCAATTACTTGCACCGCGTGTGCGCTATCTTTCAGAAATTGTGAAAGATGTCATCCATGATTTTAGTAAACATAAGCGAAGTCGAAATGTATTAGATTTTGCAGATTACGAACATTTTGCACTTCAAATTTTAACCAATGAAGATGGTACACCTTCAGCCATCGCTGACATGTATCGTCAACATTTTTCTGAAATTTTAGTGGATGAGTATCAAGACACGAACCGTGTACAAGAGAAAATCATATCTTGTATTAAAACGGGAGGTGAGTCGAATGGTAATTTATTTATGGTTGGTGACGTAAAGCAATCCATTTATAAATTTAGACAAGCAGATCCTAGCTTATTTATTGAAAAATATAATCGATTTAATGTGGATGGACAGAATGCAGGAATGCGTATTGATTTATCGCAAAATTTCCGTTCACGTAAAGAAGTATTATCTACTACTAATTATTTATTTAGGCATATGATGGATGAAGCAGTAGGTGAAATCACTTACGATGACGCTGCACAATTGTATTATGGCGCACCATTTGATGAAGTGGATCATAATGTAGAATTACGTACATTAGTAGAAGCTAGCTCCGAAAATAGTGAATTAACTGGTACTGAGCAAGAGGCCAATTATATCGTTGAACAAGTAAAAGATATCTTAGAGCATCGAAAAGTTTATGATATGAAAACTCATACGTATCGCCCAGCGACATATAAAGATATCGTTATTCTAGAACGAAGTTATGGCCAAGCACGTAATTTACAACAAGCATTTAAAGATAATGATATCCCTTTCCATGTCAATAGTAGGGAAGGATATTTTGATCAAACAGAGGTACGTTTAATTTTATCGTTTTTACGTACAGTGGATAATCCTTTACAAGACATTTATTTAGTTGGATTAATGCGTTCAGTGATTTATCAGTTTACAGAAGATGAATTAGCTACTATTCGTGTGTTTAGTCCGAATGATGATTATTTTTATCAATCTATTCAACAATATATCAACAATGATAAGGCTAATAAAAAATTAGTAACTAAGTTAAAACGATTTTTAGCTGATATTCAACATTATCAAGATTATAGTCAACGTTACCCTGTCTATCAATTAATTGATAAATTCTATAACGACCATTATGTGATTCAATATTTTAGTGGACTCATAGGTGGCAGAGGACGTCGTGCAAATCTTTATGGCTTGTTTAATAAAGCAATTGAATTTGAGAATTCAAGTTTCCGAGGATTATACCAATTCATTAGATTTATCGATGAGTTGATTGATAGAGGTAAGGATTTCGGTGAAGAAAATATCGTAGGTCCGAATGATAATGTGGTTAGAATGATGACCATTCATAGTAGTAAAGGATTGGAATTCCCATTTGTCATTTATTCAGGACTATCTAAACGATTTAATAAAAATGATCTGAGTAGACAAGTTGTATTGAATCAGAAATATGGTTTGGGTATGGATTATTTCGATGTTAATGAAGATATTGCGTATCCTTCATTATCTTCAGTTGCTTACAAGGCAATTAACGAGAAGGAAATGATTTCTGAGGAAATGCGTTTAATTTACGTTGCATTAACACGTGCCAAAGAGCAGTTAATTCTAATAGGAAGAGTAAAAGATGAAAAAGAGTTGGGCAAATTAGAAAGGTTACCAATTTCAGGAAATCATCTTGCTGTTAATGAACGTTTAACTGCATCAACACCATTTACTATGATTTATAGTATTTTAGCTAAATATCAATCTTCAAGTATTACGAATGATCAAAAGTTTGAATCAGACATTGAACAATTAGATAGCAATGTTAAACCGAGAGTGAATTTATATGTAGATAACTTCGAAGATATTTCTACAGAGACCGTAGTTTCAGAAAGTGAAATAAGAACTGTGGAAGATATTGAACGTTATCAAAGCGGTAATGATGACATCAAAGCTAAAATTAAAGAAAAACTTACATTTGAATATCCATATCAAAAGGATATTGAAAAACCATCAAAGCAGTCTGTATCTGAATTGAAGCGTCAATTAGAAACAGAGGAAAGTGGTACAAATTATGATCGAGTGCGTCAATACCGTATTGGTGTATCAACATACGAAAGACCTAAGTTTTTAAGTCAACAAGGTAAACGTAAGGCGAATGAAGTAGGAACATTGATGCACACAGTCATGCAGCACTTGCCATTTAAAAAAGATAGATTAACTGAAACCGAGTTAGACGAATATATAGATCTTTTAGTTGAAAGAAATATTATCGAATCAGACGCTAAAGAGGATATAAGATTTAATGAGATTATGACATTTATACAAAGTGATTTATACATGAATATTGCATGTGCTGATCGCGTTTTCCGAGAACTGCCATTTGTAGTCAATCAAGCTAGAGTG